From the genome of Halobellus litoreus, one region includes:
- a CDS encoding HVO_0416 family zinc finger protein: protein MASAPSSDDALFDQFLDDRGHDIETVDWETSYNKKQCPECGALHDDTATACGVCGWDPRT from the coding sequence ATGGCCTCAGCACCGAGCTCCGACGACGCGCTGTTCGACCAGTTCCTCGACGACCGCGGTCACGACATCGAGACGGTAGACTGGGAGACGTCGTATAACAAGAAGCAGTGTCCGGAGTGTGGTGCACTCCACGACGACACCGCGACCGCCTGCGGGGTCTGCGGCTGGGACCCCCGAACTTGA